One genomic window of Garra rufa chromosome 2, GarRuf1.0, whole genome shotgun sequence includes the following:
- the manba gene encoding beta-mannosidase → MNHVVWYFTCFYLLAVTFLDSALASEVKSSSLGVDVISLNGKWQLLNSNSSVSLSAEVPGCVHTALQRQGFISDPYYRFNDLAYRWISLDNWTYTTSFTVPTHVRGKGKAVLVFEGVDTVSTISLNGVTIGKTDNMFRRYDFEVTGLLKDKENILQVWIMSAVTYASQRSHAHTEYRVPPDCPPPVQKGECHGNFVRKAQSSFSWDWGPSFPTLGIWKEVRVEVFNTLRVLSYTTNPKYDSEHSSWNVEVELFLDVYVASKGLVHLSIPLLRSKSEFQLSLTPGQSKKSFVLQINESVSLWWPFGHGEQRLYYLTIDVKLEGGETFNADRLVAFRTVELVQEPIPSSPGLSFYFRINGKPIFLKGSNWIPAHAFQDEVTTDMITILLRSAQKANMNALRVWGGGVYEQDFFYSLCDMYGIMIWQDFMFACALYPTEKDFIQTVREEVTQQVRRLKSHPSVVIWSGNNENEAAIATDWFNISVAERPLYVKDFVNLYVENIRDIVLQEDSTRPFLVSSPTNGIESEKEGWVAKNPYDPHYGDTHYYNYYNDCWDWTAFPRTRFASEYGFQSWPSFSTLSKVSVSSDWNFSSNFSAHRQHHADGNQQMLKQAELHYILPNSTDPMQRYRDTIYITQVMQAQCVKSQTEFYRRSRSDIVKGEGHTMGTLYWQLNDIWQGPSWSSVEFGGKWKMLHYWATDFYAPILSVGVEDKGNLMIYAISDSHSEQHNVKAKVKLHSWSSFNVVCSLESNVTTIKAGGSTLVFQHPISDLLTQCGNCTRRSCIAVFHLGSPEGQVISPHNHIFLSSPRHVEGLQKPNITFTVKDTEVVQNFFVTLHCSFPAVYVWLDVDDIPGHFDVNGFLMLSKKATVIFGAWRNTTVEEITANLHITSLRDVY, encoded by the exons ATGAATCATGTGGTATGGTATTTTACGTGCTTTTACCTTTTAGCGGTCACTTTTCTTGACAGCGCACTTGCGTCTGAAGTGAAGAGCTCCAGTCTGGGAGTTGATGTTATCTCTCTGAACGGGAAATGGCAGCTGCTCAACTCAAACTCATCTGTTTCTCTCAGTGCGGAGGTACCAGGCTGTGTTCATACGGCTCTGCAGCGTCAGGGATTCATTTCG GATCCATATTATAGGTTTAATGACCTGGCCTACAGATGGATTTCACTTGACAACTGGACTTACACTACATCATTCACAGTACCTACTCATGTTAG aGGAAAAGGTAAAGCCGTCCTAGTGTTTGAAGGAGTCGACACAGTCTCTACCATTTCTCTCAATGGAGTCACCATTGGAAAGACAGACAACATGTTCCGCAGATAC GATTTTGAAGTCACTGGATTGCTAAAGGATAAAGAGAATATTCTCCAGGTGTGGATTATGTCAGCTGTCACATATGCATCTCAGAGGAGTCATGCCCACACTGAGTACAGGGTACCACCTGATTGTCCTCCTCCTGTACAGAAAGGAGAGTGTCATGGTAACTTTGTCAGAAAG GCTCAAAGCTCATTTAGCTGGGACTGGGGTCCATCTTTCCCCACTCTGGGCATCTGGAAGGAAGTTCGTGTGGAGGTTTTCAACACTTTAAGGGTTCTAAGTTATACAACAAATCCAAAATATG ACTCTGAACATTCAAGCTGGAATGTTGAAGTGGAATTGTTCTTGGACGTTTATGTTGCATCTAAGGGtcttgtccatctgtctatcccaTTATTGCGgtcaaagtcagaatttcaactgTCTCTCACACCTGGGCAGAGTAAAAAGTCATTTGTCTTACAGATCAATGAG AGTGTCAGTTTGTGGTGGCCGTTTGGACATGGAGAGCAGCGTCTATATTACCTGACAATAGATGTCAAATTGGAGGGTGGAGAGACTTTTAATGCAGACCGATTG GTTGCTTTCCGCACGGTGGAGTTGGTCCAAGAGCCTATACCCTCGTCCCCTGGCCTCAGCTTCTACTTCCGCATCAATGGGAAACCAATTTTCCTGAAGGGTTCAAACTGGATTCCTGCTCATGCCTTTCAGGACGAGGTTACCACTGATAT GATCACAATCTTGCTGCGGTCTGCACAGAAGGCAAATATGAATGCTTTAAGAGTGTGGGGTGGTGGAGTGTATGAGCAAGACTTCTTCTACAGCCTGTGTGATATGTATGGAATCATG ATTTGGCAGGACTTCATGTTTGCCTGTGCACTGTACCCTACAGAAAAGGATTTTATACAGACAGTGAGGGAGGAGGTCACTCAGCAG GTTCGACGGTTGAAATCTCACCCCTCTGTGGTCATCTGGAGTGGGAACAATGAGAATGAAGCTGCCATAGCAACCGACTGGTTCAACATATCTGTTGCTGAGCGACCGCTGTATGTGAAAGACTTTGTCAATCTGTATGTTGAGAACATCAGAGACATCGTGCTGCAG GAGGACAGCACCCGTCCTTTTCTAGTGTCCAGCCCAACCAATGGCATTGAGTCTGAAAAGGAAGGTTGGGTGGCTAAAAACCCCTATGACCCCCACTATGGAGACACACACTACTACAACTATTACAACGATTGCTGGGACTGGACTGCTTTTCCTCGCACACGCTTTGCTTCCGAGTATGGCTTCCAGTCCTGGCCTTCATTTTCCACGCTTAGTAAG GTTTCAGTGTCTTCAGACTGGAATTTCAGCAGCAATTTCTCAGCTCATCGGCAGCATCATGCAGATGGAAATCAGCAGATGCTCAAGCAAGCAGAGCTACATTACATTCTCCCTAACAGCACAGACCCAATGCAGAGATACAGAGACACTATTTACATCACTCAG GTAATGCAGGCACAGTGTGTGAAGAGCCAAACAGAATTCTACCGCCGCAGTCGCAGTGACATTGTTAAGGGCGAAGGTCATACGATGGGCACCCTTTACTGGCAGCTAAATGACATTTGGCAGGGGCCTTCCTGGTCGTCTGTAG AGTTTGGTGGTAAATGGAAAATGCTACACTACTGGGCTACAGATTTCTATGCACCTATACTCTCAGTGGGGGTTGAGGATAAGGGAAACTTGATGATCTATGCCATCTCTGACAGCCACTCTGAGCAGCACAATGTCAAAGCTAAG GTGAAATTACACAGCTGGAGCAGCTTTAATGTGGTGTGTTCTTTGGAGTCCAATGTGACTACAATAAAAGCAGGAGGAAGCACCCTTGTGTTTCAGCATCCTATATCTGATCTCCTGACGCAGTGTGGGAACTGCACACGGCGCTCGTGCATAGCTGTTTTTCATCTTGGTAGTCCGGAAGGTCAAGTGATCAGCCCTCACAATCACATCTTCCTCAGCTCTCCACGGCATGTAGAAGGTTTGCAGAAACCCAACATCACG TTTACTGTAAAGGACACAGAAGTTGTACAGAACTTTTTTGTGACTCTGCACTGCTCCTTTCCTGCTGTGTATGTTTGGCTGGATGTTGACGATATTCCTGGTCACTTTGATGTCAATGGCTTCCTGATGCTGTCTAAGAAAGCCACAGTTATTTTTGGAGCATGGAGAAACACCACTGTTGAAGAAATCACTGCAAATCTTCATATCACGTCTCTCAGGGATGTCTACTGA